Part of the Haliotis asinina isolate JCU_RB_2024 chromosome 8, JCU_Hal_asi_v2, whole genome shotgun sequence genome is shown below.
ttgatgcaaatcatCAGCAGACAGCTCATCTGGGTCTACAATGGGATGTATTGCGaaaaatcaactgccaggtcaactGGAGAGACAGTTCCATATACTGATATTATCTTCAATTCGGGAACCTCatgatactcaagatttatcattatatccagtcagagcattgaagatatacatcgTACTAAGTCAAGAATGCAACGTTTCAAGTGcctgtttatccctatatcCACTGAGACACCTCaagtatcccgcaacactatctcagtgtggatcagagctgaTATATTGAGagcctacaaagcagcaggattgggACCTTCGCGAGCCTacaacccacatgaagtcagagccttggcctctaccctagcgctacatgggaattgctcgctatcaactataatggagggcagcttttggaagtcaaacacagtgtttgccaatCATTAACTGCGAGACATAGCTATGGAGGATGTCACtgacattcatcagtttgggcctcttgttgttgctcagcaactaacagtcaCCCGAAGGCGCTGACTTCACTCACAcgtttatcacgtgacttgtggaagccagatgctctgcggagtataatggtggaaagtccatgtgcatgtcttaaacagactagcatgagtgattatgaccctgtactcgcaatgaagatacttgtacatgaagaggggtcgcaactagtcttgattacaatatcttgacatttagttgcatcagaagcTAGCAGGACGCTAGTTACTTTCAATGTCAGCATGTTCCAGTCAACGAAGCCTTCTGCAGAAGACAAGTTCGACTAGATGTGATCCGCCCAAGAATCTACAAAGAATATTAAAAGAACAGGACCGAATTATCACTGTTAGAAGTTCCCGTTGGGGGGaaattattggacgtaattttgacagccagcagaatccagcgcaACCTGACCCACTGCTGTTTCCGTCGGATTGTGTGAGCAATTATGCTTCAGGAtaaggataaggaaaaatatataattttctgaataaaattgatatttcatacttatcctgactcgtgACGAAAGCCCTCCCAGCTGCCCCTCTCAGGCACACTGAATTCCAATAATTCTCGTGTCGGGCGATTCACAAGGAGAGAGTAACAAGTTGACCGTGTGCGTGGGAAATgggaggctacacatgggtgagtgcattttatgtccgcttcttttagaatggaacttcaagggatttcaggtattccacaACCTTCGCCAGGGAGGTGGAGAAAAggaattaagcatgagtcaggataagtataaatatcagttttattcagaaaattacattactCCTGTGTCCTGACAATGTTGTACAATAGTACATTCATTTTTGCAGATGAAGAAACATTATGGAATGttctgtatattatttgtatttaagaagacaaAAAACAAATGTAGGTGGTTGTCTCTTTGGCTATATGGAGTGTTGACTGCATGTGTTTTCTTCATGAGTTTGCTCACTGTTTTGTATGTTATAGTGCTTCATGGCTGCTTGCCTCTTGTTTGTCATACATGTCATCAGAGGTGACAAGTGGGATCAcatggtcaggcttggtgacaCAGtcaatgcatgtcatcgtattacAGTTGTGTAtgttgatgcttatgatgtcagccactggattgcctggtctagggcccacttgcacaaagcaatcttagcgctaagactgtcttaagcctatgttgaagaatgggagttacaatcattgtagcgctaagatcgcttcgtGCAAGTGGCCCAGGTTTGATACCTGCTTGACATCGATACAAGAATCTATATCAAAACATGGTATCATCAGAATACAAATGTTGTTCATCCTTAAAGTTTGTCCTTAACtaactcaccaacttctaaacatgccattCAGAGTAGTTACAGGTTTGATTATTACACACTGccatcatgtagctggaatattgctgagtgtggtgttgaaTGACAAATAGATAAAGACTGACTCTAACTTAATATCTGTTTGTCTTCGTCTCATCTGCAGGTAGCACTGTGGGGCAATAAGTGTGACTTGTCCATCTCGGCTGGATTCTCAAACTCCCAGACGACCTGCATCCTGGATCAACTCAAACTCCTCAACTCAAACATCCTTGCTGACCACTCTCAGCAGGTGATTGAGACCCTGCAGCATCAGATGAAGGGAGATGCCGGGAGGGTAGATATTGTACTGGACAACGCTGGGTTTGAGCTGGTCACAGATCTCTGCCTGGCTGAGTTTCTTGTGTCTGCTGGTCTCGCTTCCACCATCCACTTTCATGGGAAGGCCATGCCCTGGTTTGTGTCAGATGTCACTCGGAAGGACTTCCAGTGGGTGTTGGAGACAATGAAGGGCACCAACAATCTGGCAATATCCACTTTTGGTGCAAAATGGCAGAAACTGCTGGAGTTAGGATCGTGGGTATTTCACGATGATGATTTCTGGACAACACCGTTTGATTTCAGTATGATGAAGAAACATGCAAGTGAACTGTACAGTGACCTTGGGAAGGCAGACCTGGTGTTTTTCAAAGGGGATCTGAATTACCGTAAGCTGGTCGGGGACAAGCGATGGGACCCTACAGAGTCCTTCTCCTCTTCTCTTCGAGGGTTTGAACCTGCTCCTGTGTGCAGTCTGCGTGCTCTCAAGTCAGACGTTGTCGTTGGTTTGAAACCAGGCCAGGCGGAGATGACTCAACACCATGACAAAGACTGGATGATTAATGGAAAGTGGGCAGTTATTTCATTCCACCCAGGACATTCTTAAATCTGTCTTCATTATTAGGAAATACAGAAGATATTTTGATTACTGTTGCTGAGATCTCATATATTTTCCATTTGTGCCATAATATATTGAAAGTATTCAGGAATCAGTGACAATTTCCTCTTATTGCCTCCATAAATTATGGTCTTTCTCTCTAACCTTGTTTATGTTGATACTATTGGCAGATCTAGAAAACAATTGATTTCTTTTTGGCGGTCAGATTGTGCCCTGTTATTTTCAGTCCGTGTACATGTAATGGCCTTTTATGAGCACCCGGTGATTCCACACTGATTGTCCAATGGCATCTTGTCATCTCAGCTAGTTCTCGACTACATTCTGTCTCTCCTGTCCAAATATACACTTCTTATCTAATAATGGCAAGTGATACCCATGCTATACAACAATATGATAAAGTTGGTATCACCAtgtgataaatatgcaaatgaggaGACCAGTAGGGAACCGTACACATCTTTTGGACTAAGTCACTGCTGAGTCAGTTGGTCATTAAAGTCAAATACACAAGAGCTTCTGATGGCAGTTACTTATGGAGGATTATGTCAGTGGTAGTTTTAAGATGGGTTCATGTTACTGGTGATTACAATGGTGGTGTCAGAGATGGGAATTTGGAGAGGATTATTGAAAGGGAGGGATATCATGGATTATAATTTTCCACAGAGAGACCAGATGTGTTCAGTTAAAAAACAGAAGATTTATTTTCATGAGTTGGCATTGTTTGGTTTTAAAGCTATGTATTGTCTCTGGTCTGACACTTGGCTTCGCTGAGTGTGTGAGTAGAAATGCTTCaaggatgttttgttgtggtcTAATTGATGATTTCCAAATGTATGTGCAATCACTGACTTAAGGGATGTTCccacagtgtacagtgtatcccACTTGTCACAATCACTGACTTGAGGGATGTTCccacagtgtacagtgtatcccACTTGTCacaatcactgtcatcatctgtTCCTTCTGGGGttgtgtggtagcctagtggttaatatGTTTGCTCGTCAAGTCCAATACCTGGGTTCAAtgcccaacatgggtacaatgtctgaagcccatttctggtgtccctgccatgatattgctgggatatttctaGAAGCGGCAttaaacccaaactcactcacttgcgaTCAGTTTACATTTCAGTTGGGAATAATGAGGTgttgatgttttgaagcatgAAAAATGAGAGCACATATTTCTGTAGGCTACAGTATTCAGGTGTTGGTATTTGTTGGAAGCAAGATTAATGTTATGTGGTGTAACCAGGATTACAGTCTCTGTATCATTTGGTCCTTTTACACATGGAAGATCATCCAACATTTTCATCCACAGTTAATATTTTACAACTTTGAACGTCAGTACGTCACTGCTTTTCTACCCACTACATTCCTCCATTGGTCATCCCTGACCCCTCTGCTGTGAAGTAGGTATCTTTTGTCAAACCTCAGTCTGGTTCTAGCAAGTCCCGACCAATCAGTGATCAGATTACATCACATAAAAGGGAGTATCTACTGTGCAGCATCTGTACATCATGGCAGCTGTCCTCTGCACACTTCATCTATGTCTGGCAATGGTCAGGttcctgtttcacaaagacatCGTAGCGCTATGGCCGTCGTAAGTCAGTGCGACAGTATAGGAAGTATGACTGCTCCGAgtaaagttacgagatcttaggcttatgtgagctttgtgaaatggggcccaggTCCGATATGGTGCATTTAACGGCATCATGTCATTAGCTGACAATGGCTGAAACTCTTCTCTTCTAAAGGGTAGGAATTCGATGAAGTTTTGTTGGTTGTTATGCGAATATTCACGCCACATGTCCGGTGCTTCCACGATAAATATTCTTGTCTGTGggttacatgtattcattaaaacacttttgtatatgtgtttgtattAAGTGAGCTTTGATTTGTCAAAGAGGTATGAGCGAAAAACCGCAGCAGTTGAAGTAGATTTTCTAAGTAATGTCAATGGTGAAGTGATGCAAGATGCACATGCTGGACAGTGTGCCTCATATCCTTGTcaggatgtttgtgttttatgtaGGTATGTGAGGATTGTTCTCGGAGATTTTCTTTGTTATACACTGTGGTTGATCGCTACTATCTAAACTGGAATAAATCTATTTGAATGGTTTGTGTTAATTCGAACTGATTTTGTTAAGTGAGACTTAAATGAGAATCACCAACTGTTGCATGTCAGTAATCAAGTCATATAAATTTCTCTTTCTATGTTAAAGGGACAacttttttgggtttttttcatattatCCTGAATTAATCTAACTAATAATTATCGACTCTACGACTTATGCAAGACTAAGTCTTAGAATACAAGTTCTTAAATCAAATTACTGGgactgaaaaatacaaatattcaagtaaatatatacatagttACATTTTATTTCACAAGTAGAAAGGCAACACTGATTAAGTTGATTATTCTGTCTTCAAACATTCAattctctctttctcttccaCCTCCTCACATTTTCAGCACAACACATACGTTCTATAAGCAATGTGTAAATGAATACTTAGCAGGTGaagtattaaaaatattaagATGATATCATCTTGTCCTGGCAGTTATCAGAGATGTCAACCTCTATGCTTTTATTGCAGTCGCTACAAATTTTAGTCTCATACTATGCCAACACGACTGCAATAGAAATGCTGTGAAATTTTAAgacaattcattaaaattcagacatacagacaaaaacatatatttttgttgattAAATACATCTTTGCCAAAAAGCGACAACAAATGGAAATGGAATGATAATTAGGAAATATGTCGTTGGAGGTATATGAAATTAATGCAACATTCTTGTTTAGTGTCATATTATCTTtatcagaatccatcatgattttaagtatttagttgaCAGCTAATTCTATGGTCACGCGACTAATTTTAATCTgaattttaaaactatttaaaAGATTTtgtggttggcatctctgggTTCTGTAATCAATCAATTATATGAAATGAACACTATTCCCTGTAAATAGTTAACACAAATTTCACATTTAATGTCCAGGCCTTAATTAAAAGACATTCAATGGACATGGTTTGATGACTCTAGACTTGACATGCATCATAAGAAATGtgttgcacacaaaaacacaggaCACTAGAGGGCTGTCACATCAACCAATTTTACAATTATTGACATCGTCAACTGGATTCATTATATTATACAAACAATGGGACAATATATGATCATGTCAATGACATTGAGATGATGTACAGGAATAGGTGCTATTCAGTGGCTCTCAGGACATAACATAGATGCTTAATCCCTGCAATAAAGCTTGTTCAGAATGCATAACTACAAACTGTATCCAAATGCAAGATACAACAGTGCCTCACTTCAGAACTGAGGCAGCTCAGTCTGGAACAGTCAATCATTTTAGGCTTTTGTAGTCTTAAAGACCATTCATAATTCAAAGCTAAGGGGTGGGTGGTGATGaactccctcctctctctctctgcccctTTGTACAATGTTGCTAATCTCTCCTGTAGTACCCAAGTATATGTCTGTGAAAGGGATGGCCCcctacctccccagaacaaCATAGACGTAGGTGTCTGTCCACCCAtacattatgaatggtcccttacATTTATTTTTTTGGTTGTGGTACACAAACTAACAAGCCATATATGGTCATAGCAATATAATGAAGAGTCATCTGAAACTGGGACACAGAGAAGTACAAGCCTGACGCAAACATTTATAGTGCTAACCCACTGAGAAACAATGTCCTGAGACAAGACAAGGAGACAATGTTTTGAACAGATACCTCACTTACATATTCAACTCAACCAACCAGCTATTGTTTTATCCAGTACGTTAGAGTGCCAGATAAGGCATCAACACATACCATTAATGCCTATTGATCTGACAGGCTGGGGATGAAACCGCTGAGTTCTGCTCATCAGGCAGACTCAATGCACTAGACCACAGAGGCTGACCCAGTAGGGGAATGATACAAATCAAAGCAGCACAAAGACAAACTATGATAGGTATTCTTAAAACAAGTTAATTAAGAACAAAATATGCTTATGATATACTGATGACAAATATTCATGTTGATGTAGTGTCTACTTGCAGCAGGCTCTGAAAATCATTGCGATGTATGTTGTACAATTTTTTTTAGGTATGAACCACTGGGAACAGAAAAACATGTTCATATCTATATTGTGTTAGTATATTAATTATGAATGTCATACACAGCTTAGGTATCACAGAAATATCTGATACTCTCCACCCCTTTTAAGTGTCCATAACATGAAAAAAACAGTCACTATGGTGACCAAGCTAAAGCTCTCTATCATCATGACAATTGGACATTAGAAATGCTCCTACACTTCAAACTTCTGAATAACAAAACGTTACCATGC
Proteins encoded:
- the LOC137293610 gene encoding damage-control phosphatase ARMT1-like, whose product is MDTQESASHVPDNLSAKYKDSFAYLTIKDRLPVILTKVVDTVYRMKNKMKDEDTSDELKDITGRISKMRFQIQTDKPVENLEDSRTDTPIWNQHHQDLLKLNNGQPIKWFSAAWLYLECYMYRRIQESVELTNKLKSLDVFEDQKCEAYYTSEGAVTTLLTYLLEVVGQCQGYSSQEKADKLKQFLEVALWGNKCDLSISAGFSNSQTTCILDQLKLLNSNILADHSQQVIETLQHQMKGDAGRVDIVLDNAGFELVTDLCLAEFLVSAGLASTIHFHGKAMPWFVSDVTRKDFQWVLETMKGTNNLAISTFGAKWQKLLELGSWVFHDDDFWTTPFDFSMMKKHASELYSDLGKADLVFFKGDLNYRKLVGDKRWDPTESFSSSLRGFEPAPVCSLRALKSDVVVGLKPGQAEMTQHHDKDWMINGKWAVISFHPGHS